One Pontibacillus yanchengensis DNA window includes the following coding sequences:
- a CDS encoding ABC transporter permease/substrate-binding protein, which yields MNEFISVLQERQGTLLQAIWEHLQLSIIALLIAILIAVPLGLLLTRTRKVAEPIIGFTAVLQTIPSLAILAFLIPFLGIGTKPAVVALIVYALLPILRNTYTGVKEVNPALKEAATGMGMSSFRRLSRVELPLAMPVIMAGIRTSMVLIVGTTTIAALIGAGGLGELILLGIDKGGNLNLILLGAIPAALLAIILDVILRLVESTSAKSGFRSLATILIVSLLIVTTPFVFNRERQPDLVVGGKIGAEPAILMNMYKLLIEDETDLYVKTEPNLGKTDFVFEALKTGDIDIYPEFTGTAINTFLGEQAKSNDPQEVYQQAKKGMMEEYNMAFLQPMEFNNTYAVATTQKIADQYGLETIGDLKSVQDELVAGFTLEFKDRQDGYQGMKEVYNLDLNIETMEAGVRQQAIKSGEVDIIDAYATEGYMIEYNLKVLEDPKNLFPPYQGAPLMLQQTVDQYPELKGILNQLGGQITKRQMQEMNYKVDSEGQEPIAVARKYLRDNGYLE from the coding sequence ATGAATGAATTCATTTCTGTCTTACAAGAAAGACAAGGTACGTTATTACAGGCTATTTGGGAACATTTACAATTATCAATTATTGCTTTGTTAATAGCTATACTAATCGCTGTTCCACTTGGTTTATTGTTAACAAGAACACGTAAAGTAGCAGAGCCAATTATAGGTTTTACGGCTGTACTACAAACGATTCCCAGCTTAGCTATACTAGCATTTTTAATTCCATTTTTGGGGATAGGGACAAAACCTGCTGTTGTAGCATTAATTGTTTACGCGTTACTTCCTATTCTTCGTAATACATATACCGGAGTAAAGGAAGTCAATCCTGCCCTGAAAGAAGCGGCAACAGGAATGGGCATGAGTTCCTTCAGAAGGCTTTCAAGAGTTGAACTTCCCTTGGCAATGCCTGTCATTATGGCTGGAATTCGTACTTCAATGGTTTTAATTGTAGGAACAACAACCATTGCAGCTTTAATTGGAGCAGGTGGCTTAGGTGAGTTAATCCTTCTTGGTATTGATAAAGGAGGTAATTTGAACCTTATTCTCTTAGGGGCAATTCCTGCAGCACTTCTTGCGATTATTTTAGATGTCATTTTACGGCTAGTAGAAAGTACCTCTGCTAAATCCGGTTTCCGTTCATTGGCAACCATCTTAATCGTGTCATTGTTAATTGTGACTACTCCATTTGTCTTTAACCGTGAACGTCAACCCGATCTAGTGGTAGGAGGTAAGATCGGTGCAGAACCGGCTATTTTAATGAACATGTACAAGCTCTTAATTGAAGATGAGACCGATTTATATGTGAAGACAGAACCTAATCTTGGTAAAACAGATTTCGTCTTTGAAGCATTAAAGACAGGTGATATTGACATTTACCCTGAGTTCACAGGAACAGCCATTAATACGTTTTTAGGTGAACAAGCAAAAAGCAATGACCCCCAAGAAGTTTATCAACAGGCAAAAAAAGGAATGATGGAAGAATACAACATGGCTTTTCTTCAACCAATGGAATTTAACAATACGTATGCAGTTGCTACCACACAAAAAATAGCAGACCAATATGGCTTAGAAACAATAGGTGATTTAAAGTCCGTACAAGATGAACTTGTCGCAGGCTTTACGCTTGAGTTTAAGGATAGACAAGATGGCTATCAAGGAATGAAGGAAGTATATAATCTTGACCTAAATATCGAGACGATGGAAGCGGGTGTGCGACAGCAAGCTATTAAGAGTGGTGAAGTTGATATTATAGATGCATACGCCACAGAGGGTTATATGATTGAATATAACTTAAAAGTGTTGGAAGATCCTAAGAATTTATTTCCTCCATACCAGGGTGCTCCATTGATGCTTCAGCAAACTGTTGATCAATATCCAGAGTTAAAGGGGATACTAAATCAACTAGGTGGGCAAATTACGAAACGCCAAATGCAAGAAATGAATTATAAAGTAGACTCCGAAGGTCAGGAGCCAATTGCTGTGGCAAGAAAATATTTACGCGATAATGGCTATTTAGAGTAA
- a CDS encoding diguanylate cyclase domain-containing protein: MSNATQYLNHYTDISVLLMDIDNFKGVNDKYGHDVMLETLFKRDSRRLLMM; this comes from the coding sequence ATTAGTAATGCGACCCAATATTTAAACCATTATACTGATATTTCTGTATTGCTAATGGACATTGATAATTTTAAGGGTGTCAATGACAAATACGGTCATGATGTGATGTTGGAGACGCTGTTTAAAAGGGATTCGCGAAGATTGCTTATGATGTAA
- a CDS encoding GGDEF domain-containing protein gives MAYDVIGDEGIISRFGGEEFAVLLPGLNQYESSIKAEQLRAIIESHSIPSELEIVMITVSIGIATKKDPADTFAFLYKQADAALYNSKQAGRNSISLG, from the coding sequence ATTGCTTATGATGTAATTGGAGATGAAGGTATTATAAGTCGCTTTGGTGGTGAAGAATTTGCTGTATTATTACCTGGATTAAATCAATATGAAAGTTCAATAAAAGCAGAACAATTACGCGCAATAATCGAAAGCCACTCTATTCCATCAGAACTTGAAATTGTCATGATTACAGTTAGTATAGGAATAGCAACCAAAAAAGACCCCGCAGACACATTCGCATTCCTATATAAACAAGCAGATGCAGCATTATATAATAGTAAGCAGGCTGGTCGAAACAGTATTTCCTTAGGTTAA
- a CDS encoding acyl-CoA dehydrogenase family protein, producing MDFSLTKEQEMTQKMVRDFAQEVIAPRAVELDKNSEFPKDIFDEMGKLGILGIPFPEKYGGAGGDTLTYALAVEEIGRVCAGTGLSYAAAVSLGASPIYYFGTEEQKQEYLVPLAKGEALGSFGLTEPNAGSDAGGTQTRAELDGDEYVINGEKSWITNAEYARNITVTAVTGKDDKGKSIISAFIVPQGTKGMKINSNYDKMGVRASNTSEIVLEDVRVPRENVLGDPEKGFNQFLYTLDGGRISIAALAVGIAQASLDKALAYAKERKQFGRSISKFQAIQFKLADMAMEVDLARNMVMKAAWLKDQGKPFKKESAYAKLFASETAFRSANQAIQIHGGYGYMREYEVERYLRDAKLLEIGEGTSEIQRLVISRELGC from the coding sequence ATGGATTTCTCATTAACAAAAGAACAAGAAATGACCCAAAAGATGGTACGTGATTTCGCTCAAGAAGTGATTGCACCAAGAGCAGTCGAATTAGACAAGAATTCTGAATTTCCTAAAGATATTTTTGATGAAATGGGGAAACTCGGTATTCTTGGAATCCCGTTTCCGGAGAAGTATGGTGGTGCTGGTGGGGATACGTTAACGTACGCACTGGCTGTTGAAGAGATTGGTCGTGTATGTGCAGGTACTGGGTTAAGTTATGCTGCAGCTGTATCACTTGGAGCTAGTCCCATCTACTATTTCGGCACAGAAGAACAGAAACAAGAGTACTTAGTCCCTTTGGCTAAAGGGGAAGCTCTAGGGTCATTCGGTTTAACAGAACCAAATGCTGGATCAGATGCAGGAGGAACGCAAACCCGTGCAGAACTAGATGGTGATGAGTATGTAATTAATGGCGAAAAGTCCTGGATTACAAACGCTGAGTATGCAAGGAATATAACGGTTACCGCTGTCACAGGCAAAGACGACAAAGGAAAGAGTATCATTTCGGCATTTATCGTTCCTCAAGGGACAAAAGGAATGAAGATTAATAGTAATTACGACAAAATGGGCGTACGCGCATCCAATACGTCCGAGATTGTACTAGAGGATGTTCGTGTACCAAGAGAAAATGTCTTAGGTGATCCTGAGAAGGGCTTTAATCAATTTTTATATACTCTCGATGGTGGTAGGATTTCTATTGCTGCACTCGCAGTTGGCATTGCTCAAGCATCACTTGATAAAGCACTGGCATATGCAAAAGAACGTAAACAATTTGGGAGGTCTATTTCCAAGTTTCAAGCAATCCAATTCAAGTTAGCAGATATGGCTATGGAAGTGGATTTAGCTAGAAATATGGTAATGAAAGCAGCATGGTTGAAGGATCAAGGTAAGCCATTTAAGAAAGAATCTGCGTATGCTAAATTGTTCGCTTCTGAAACCGCTTTCCGTTCAGCGAACCAAGCTATCCAAATCCATGGAGGCTACGGCTATATGCGTGAATATGAAGTGGAACGATACCTTCGTGATGCAAAGTTATTAGAAATCGGAGAAGGAACATCAGAAATCCAACGCTTGGTAATTAGTCGTGAATTAGGGTGTTAA
- the parE gene encoding DNA topoisomerase IV subunit B, with translation MVNDNTQYNDDSIQVLEGLEAVRKRPGMYIGSTDHRGLHHLVHEIVDNAVDEALAGFGNRITVTIHKDQSVSVRDEGRGMPTGMHRLGKPTPEVILTVLHAGGKFGQGGYKTSGGLHGVGASVVNALSEWLEVTIFRDGQMYYQRFESGGKPVTSLEQKGATRKSGTLIQFKPDSSVLSTTTFHFDTLSERLREAAFLLKGLEIVLEDKRHDMKESYQYPDGLESFVSYLNEEKDTLHPVVAFEGEHEEINVDFAFQFNDGYAESMLSFVNNVRTKDGGTHESGARSAITRSFNDHARKTGLLKEKDKNLEGSDIREGFTAVISVRVPEEKLQFEGQTKSKLGTPEARSIVDSIVSEKLSYFLEENPDVASMLIKKSIKAKEAREAARKAREDARSGKKKKRKETMLSGKLTPAQSKNAQKNELYLVEGDSAGGSAKQGRDRRFQAILPLRGKVINTEKAKLQDILKNEEIGTIIHTIGAGVGADFNIDDCQYDKIIIMTDADTDGAHIQVLLLTFFYRYMQDLIRAGKVYIALPPLYKVSKGKGKKEKTRYAWEEDEMKEILKEFKNGYSIQRYKGLGEMNADQLWETTMSPETRTLIRVTIDDLAQAERRVTTLMGDKVEPRRKWIESHVAFGLEEQTNILENDKLQS, from the coding sequence TTGGTAAATGACAACACACAATACAATGATGATTCAATACAGGTGCTAGAAGGACTTGAAGCTGTTCGAAAACGACCTGGCATGTATATTGGAAGTACAGATCACAGAGGACTCCATCATCTAGTGCATGAGATTGTCGATAATGCAGTTGATGAAGCTCTTGCTGGATTTGGTAATCGAATAACGGTCACCATACATAAAGACCAAAGCGTATCTGTACGCGATGAAGGACGTGGTATGCCTACAGGGATGCACCGCCTAGGGAAGCCCACCCCTGAAGTCATACTTACCGTGCTACACGCAGGAGGTAAGTTTGGTCAAGGTGGATACAAAACTAGCGGAGGTTTACATGGAGTTGGTGCATCAGTCGTAAACGCGTTATCCGAATGGCTTGAGGTCACTATCTTTAGAGATGGTCAAATGTATTACCAACGCTTTGAAAGCGGTGGCAAACCTGTTACCTCCTTAGAACAAAAAGGAGCTACAAGAAAATCAGGTACACTCATTCAATTCAAACCAGATTCGAGCGTGTTATCGACAACCACTTTCCATTTTGATACGTTATCTGAGCGCTTACGTGAAGCGGCATTTTTATTAAAAGGGTTAGAGATTGTCCTGGAGGATAAACGACACGATATGAAAGAGAGCTATCAATATCCTGATGGACTTGAATCCTTTGTTTCTTATCTAAATGAAGAAAAAGATACTTTGCATCCTGTAGTAGCCTTTGAAGGAGAACATGAAGAAATCAATGTTGATTTTGCCTTCCAATTCAATGATGGCTATGCGGAGAGCATGCTTTCCTTCGTGAATAATGTTCGTACAAAAGATGGAGGAACCCATGAATCTGGAGCGAGATCAGCGATAACAAGAAGTTTTAATGACCATGCTCGTAAAACAGGGTTACTAAAGGAAAAAGATAAGAATCTAGAGGGTTCAGATATTCGAGAAGGTTTTACAGCTGTCATTTCTGTTCGGGTACCAGAGGAAAAGCTTCAATTTGAAGGCCAAACGAAAAGTAAACTAGGAACTCCTGAAGCTCGTTCCATTGTAGATTCCATAGTATCGGAAAAATTATCATACTTCTTAGAAGAAAACCCTGACGTAGCTTCTATGCTTATTAAGAAATCAATCAAAGCGAAAGAAGCACGTGAAGCAGCTCGAAAAGCGCGGGAAGATGCAAGGTCAGGTAAGAAGAAAAAACGAAAAGAAACGATGTTGAGTGGAAAGTTAACACCAGCACAGTCTAAAAATGCTCAGAAAAATGAATTGTATCTCGTGGAGGGTGATTCAGCAGGTGGGTCTGCTAAGCAAGGACGAGATCGTCGCTTTCAAGCCATTCTTCCACTTCGAGGTAAGGTTATCAATACAGAGAAAGCAAAACTCCAAGATATACTAAAGAATGAGGAAATCGGTACAATCATTCACACTATTGGAGCAGGAGTCGGTGCTGATTTTAATATAGATGATTGTCAGTACGACAAAATTATTATTATGACAGATGCTGATACGGATGGTGCTCACATTCAAGTATTGCTGTTAACGTTTTTCTATCGTTATATGCAAGATTTAATTCGTGCTGGAAAAGTATATATTGCATTACCACCGCTATATAAAGTGTCCAAAGGGAAAGGTAAGAAAGAAAAGACCCGTTATGCATGGGAAGAAGACGAGATGAAAGAGATTCTAAAAGAATTTAAAAATGGATATAGCATCCAGCGTTATAAAGGTTTAGGAGAAATGAATGCGGATCAATTATGGGAGACAACGATGTCACCTGAAACTCGTACGCTTATCCGTGTAACCATAGATGATCTAGCACAAGCCGAACGCCGTGTAACTACGCTTATGGGAGATAAAGTAGAGCCACGACGCAAATGGATAGAATCACACGTAGCATTCGGGTTAGAAGAACAAACAAATATTCTAGAAAATGATAAACTGCAGTCCTAG
- a CDS encoding TetR/AcrR family transcriptional regulator, with product MAELKERIIQSSLDLFEKHGYHGVSINQIVEHCGASKGGFYHYFHSKDELLYVIHDTFITYVLDKANQAKETYQAPTDQLQAIVHSFVRVFDLYKAHIYVFYQESTYLKPHYEELIKKKRDQFKQNIFEVIRKGQDAGEFRNELPPEIAGMALLGMVNWTYKWYRREGEKPIDEIASIYVDIILHAFLTSEEMNKDTNQEYFLKEAFLFDND from the coding sequence ATGGCAGAGTTGAAAGAGAGGATAATCCAATCTTCCCTGGATTTGTTTGAAAAACATGGTTATCATGGTGTATCTATCAATCAAATTGTAGAACATTGTGGGGCTTCAAAGGGTGGTTTTTATCACTATTTTCATTCTAAGGATGAACTTTTATATGTGATACACGATACGTTTATTACATATGTATTAGATAAGGCCAATCAAGCAAAGGAAACGTATCAAGCCCCGACGGATCAGTTACAAGCTATCGTTCATTCTTTTGTTCGAGTATTTGACCTCTATAAAGCCCATATTTATGTGTTCTATCAAGAAAGCACTTATTTAAAGCCTCATTACGAGGAGCTAATTAAGAAAAAGCGAGATCAATTTAAGCAAAATATTTTTGAAGTGATTAGAAAAGGTCAAGATGCAGGTGAGTTTCGTAATGAACTGCCACCAGAAATTGCTGGTATGGCTTTGTTAGGAATGGTTAACTGGACGTATAAATGGTATCGAAGAGAAGGAGAAAAACCCATTGATGAAATTGCTTCGATTTATGTAGATATTATACTACATGCGTTCCTAACCTCAGAAGAAATGAATAAAGACACGAACCAAGAGTACTTTTTGAAGGAAGCTTTTTTATTTGACAATGATTAA
- a CDS encoding ABC transporter ATP-binding protein, translating into MIEFTNVSKVYPDGTEAVKDMSFHVEKGELLALIGPSGCGKTTSMKMINRLIEPTSGTIKIHDKDIREYKISELRWNIGYVLQQIALFPHMTIEENIAVVPEMKKWKKQKINQRIDELMNMVGLDPETYKKRVPSELSGGQQQRVGVVRALAADPDIILMDEPFSALDPISREQLQQDIQQLQKEIQKTIVFVTHDIDEALSLGDRVCLMKEGEIVQLSTPQDLILNPCNDFVKSFVGERKSPWQTAVDVMVDQSKTHIIQENDLPPQKGLYIIEDSEHHYKGAIQDGESITLPPLSNEMHLRNATDVFEKHNVTLLPVVKGDKLVGTLSYRDIVIYLQEQTKIDNGVIQQ; encoded by the coding sequence ATGATTGAATTTACGAATGTAAGTAAAGTGTATCCCGATGGAACCGAAGCTGTTAAAGATATGAGCTTCCACGTGGAAAAGGGAGAACTACTTGCATTAATTGGCCCAAGCGGATGTGGCAAAACAACATCCATGAAAATGATCAATCGACTCATAGAACCTACCTCAGGTACGATTAAAATACATGATAAGGATATTAGGGAATATAAAATTTCTGAACTTCGTTGGAATATTGGGTATGTACTTCAGCAAATCGCACTGTTTCCTCATATGACAATTGAAGAAAATATTGCGGTAGTACCTGAAATGAAAAAATGGAAGAAACAAAAAATAAACCAACGCATTGATGAATTAATGAATATGGTGGGGCTTGATCCTGAAACCTACAAGAAACGAGTTCCGAGTGAATTATCAGGAGGACAGCAACAACGTGTTGGAGTAGTTAGAGCGTTAGCGGCAGACCCAGATATTATATTAATGGATGAGCCGTTTAGCGCATTGGATCCGATAAGCCGCGAACAGCTTCAACAGGATATTCAGCAACTCCAAAAAGAAATACAAAAGACCATTGTGTTTGTTACACATGATATTGACGAAGCTCTTTCCCTTGGTGATCGTGTTTGTCTCATGAAAGAGGGAGAAATCGTCCAGCTTTCCACTCCGCAAGACTTAATACTAAATCCATGTAATGATTTTGTTAAAAGCTTTGTTGGAGAGCGGAAATCCCCATGGCAAACTGCAGTTGATGTGATGGTGGATCAAAGTAAGACACACATAATCCAAGAAAATGACCTCCCACCTCAAAAGGGACTCTATATCATTGAAGACAGTGAACACCATTATAAAGGTGCTATACAAGACGGTGAATCTATAACGTTGCCTCCACTTTCAAATGAAATGCACTTACGTAATGCGACGGATGTGTTTGAGAAACATAATGTAACTCTATTACCTGTAGTTAAAGGTGATAAATTAGTAGGGACGCTTTCTTATCGTGACATTGTGATCTACCTCCAAGAACAAACGAAAATAGATAATGGGGTGATCCAACAATGA
- a CDS encoding CoA-binding protein: MAFKNPSNDRIKDILETSKTIAVVGLSDNPSRTSYQISKEMQNSGYNIIPVNPTIEESLGVKAVDSLKDINEPIDIINVFRRSEYLPDIAREAVQTDAKVFWAQQGVVSEEAADYLQEYDVTVLMDTCIKVAHSVTIGK, translated from the coding sequence ATGGCATTTAAAAATCCTTCGAATGACCGGATAAAAGACATATTAGAAACGTCCAAAACGATTGCTGTAGTAGGACTATCAGATAATCCATCTAGAACTTCCTATCAAATTTCTAAGGAAATGCAAAATTCAGGCTACAACATCATTCCTGTTAACCCAACGATTGAGGAATCGTTAGGTGTAAAAGCAGTGGACTCACTAAAAGATATCAATGAACCCATTGATATCATTAATGTATTCCGTCGTTCCGAATATCTTCCTGACATAGCACGTGAAGCGGTGCAAACAGATGCGAAGGTGTTTTGGGCACAGCAGGGAGTTGTGTCCGAAGAGGCAGCAGATTATTTACAGGAGTATGATGTCACAGTCTTAATGGACACATGCATTAAAGTAGCACATTCTGTTACAATAGGTAAGTAA
- the parC gene encoding DNA topoisomerase IV subunit A: MAETEKYMDLPLEEVLGDRFGRYSKYIIQDRALPDARDGLKPVQRRILYAMQHERNTHDKPYRKAAKTVGTVIGNYHPHGDTSVYDAMVRLSQDWKVRNALVEMHGNNGSVDGDPPAAMRYTEARLSSIASELLRDIDKDTVDFIPNFDDTIEEPVVLPAKFPNLLVNGSTGISAGYATDIPPHNLNEVIDAVMMKIDRPEVTIDEIMSVMKGPDFPTGGIIQGVDGIKQAYETGKGKVVVRGRAVIEALRGNREQIVIDEIPYDVNKATLVKKMDELRLDKKVEGIAEVRDETDRTGLRVVVELKKDADSKGILNYLYKNTDLQISYHFNMVAIHNKTPKLLNLQSVLDSYIAHQKEVVTRQSQYDLQKAKDRSHILEGLMKAISILDEVIATIRASQDKQDAKQQLIKQYEFTEAQSEAIVNLQLYRLTNTDITSLEEEAEELKKRIAELETILSDEKKLLRVIKNDLKSMKKKYATERVTAIEEEVEDLQINLEVMVASEDVLVSITNEGYIKRTSLRSYGASNGGDFAMKDGDHLLGLFEINTTDTLLLFTNKGNYLFIPVHQLPDIRWKDLGQHLANIISIEKDERIIKAVPIRNFKEEKFLLFVTRNGMIKRSELSLYQAQRYSKPLVAINLKDDDEVVDVHVTDGHYEVFLASNNGYGLWYHETEVKPIGQRAAGVKAMQLKEDEYIVNGKVFSDLTNPSVVLITQRGAVKRMRLKEFEQTTRAKRGVVMLRELKRNPHRIVALELVDDREALQLKTSRGEIKEIIPYELKTSDRYSNGSFVVDVDRTGEVIDVWREATYQKVFDVQDTETGSSN, encoded by the coding sequence TTGGCTGAAACAGAAAAATATATGGATTTGCCATTAGAAGAAGTCTTAGGCGACCGTTTTGGGCGTTATAGTAAATACATTATTCAGGACCGAGCTCTACCAGATGCTAGAGACGGTTTGAAACCAGTTCAACGTAGAATCTTATATGCCATGCAGCATGAACGTAATACACACGATAAGCCATATCGTAAGGCTGCTAAAACCGTAGGTACGGTTATTGGTAACTATCATCCACACGGTGATACATCCGTTTATGATGCAATGGTTCGTTTAAGTCAAGATTGGAAAGTTCGCAATGCGTTAGTAGAAATGCATGGAAACAATGGTAGTGTCGATGGTGACCCACCGGCAGCGATGCGTTATACAGAAGCACGATTATCGAGTATTGCTTCGGAATTACTCCGCGATATCGATAAAGATACAGTTGATTTCATCCCAAACTTCGATGACACCATTGAAGAACCAGTTGTACTACCTGCCAAATTTCCAAATTTACTTGTAAATGGCTCTACTGGTATTTCTGCGGGGTATGCAACAGATATCCCACCTCATAATTTAAATGAGGTTATTGATGCTGTGATGATGAAAATTGATCGTCCAGAGGTAACCATCGATGAAATTATGTCTGTTATGAAAGGCCCTGATTTTCCAACTGGAGGAATTATTCAAGGTGTAGATGGAATTAAACAAGCCTACGAGACTGGAAAAGGAAAAGTCGTTGTAAGAGGTCGTGCGGTAATTGAAGCACTTCGTGGAAATAGAGAACAAATTGTTATTGATGAAATACCCTATGACGTGAATAAAGCAACACTCGTTAAAAAGATGGACGAACTTCGCCTTGATAAAAAGGTCGAAGGAATTGCGGAAGTCAGAGATGAAACAGATCGCACAGGGCTACGTGTAGTTGTGGAACTTAAGAAAGATGCGGATAGCAAAGGGATTCTCAATTACCTTTATAAAAATACAGATTTACAAATAAGCTATCACTTTAATATGGTAGCTATTCATAATAAAACACCAAAGCTATTAAATCTACAATCTGTTTTAGATTCTTATATTGCTCACCAGAAAGAAGTTGTTACTAGACAATCACAATATGATTTGCAAAAAGCTAAAGACCGCTCTCATATTCTTGAGGGTCTAATGAAAGCAATCTCCATCTTGGATGAAGTCATTGCAACCATTCGTGCATCACAAGATAAACAAGATGCAAAGCAGCAGTTAATTAAACAATATGAATTTACTGAAGCACAATCAGAAGCAATTGTGAATCTACAATTATACCGCTTAACGAACACAGATATTACCTCCCTTGAGGAAGAAGCAGAAGAACTTAAGAAGCGAATCGCTGAGCTTGAAACTATTTTAAGTGACGAGAAAAAACTGCTTCGTGTCATTAAAAATGATTTGAAGAGCATGAAGAAAAAATACGCCACTGAGCGAGTGACTGCTATTGAAGAAGAGGTAGAGGATCTTCAAATCAACCTGGAAGTCATGGTTGCAAGCGAAGATGTTCTAGTATCTATAACGAATGAAGGTTATATTAAGCGGACAAGCCTTAGGTCTTATGGAGCTTCAAATGGTGGCGATTTTGCAATGAAAGATGGCGATCACTTATTAGGACTCTTTGAGATTAATACGACAGATACATTACTGTTATTTACAAACAAAGGAAATTATTTGTTTATACCTGTACATCAACTACCTGATATTAGGTGGAAAGACTTGGGACAACATTTAGCAAATATTATATCAATCGAGAAAGATGAACGAATTATCAAAGCCGTTCCGATAAGGAATTTTAAAGAAGAAAAGTTCTTATTATTTGTAACTCGAAATGGAATGATTAAACGAAGTGAATTGTCGCTATATCAAGCTCAGAGATATTCTAAACCGTTAGTTGCCATCAATCTCAAAGATGATGATGAAGTTGTAGATGTTCATGTGACAGATGGACACTATGAAGTATTTTTAGCCTCCAACAATGGATATGGTCTTTGGTATCATGAAACTGAAGTGAAGCCAATAGGACAACGAGCTGCCGGTGTGAAAGCAATGCAGCTAAAAGAAGATGAGTATATCGTAAACGGTAAAGTGTTCAGTGATTTGACTAACCCTTCCGTTGTATTAATCACCCAACGTGGTGCTGTAAAACGTATGAGATTAAAGGAATTTGAACAAACGACAAGGGCAAAGCGTGGAGTCGTTATGTTACGTGAATTAAAACGTAATCCACACCGTATTGTGGCCCTTGAATTAGTGGACGATCGAGAAGCTCTCCAATTGAAAACAAGTAGGGGAGAGATCAAAGAAATCATTCCGTATGAATTGAAAACAAGTGACCGATACAGCAATGGATCCTTTGTTGTGGATGTAGACCGAACTGGTGAGGTAATAGATGTATGGAGAGAAGCAACCTATCAAAAAGTATTTGACGTTCAAGATACTGAAACTGGTTCATCCAATTAA